TAATTGGTAATTGGTAATTGGTAATAGAGGAAGAGTTTTATTACAACTGACAACTGACAATTGACCACTGACTAATGTTAAAATTCTCAGTGAGAAATTTAGGATATTTTTATGTCAGTTGTAACTAACCCAATCAAATTCGGTACAGATGGTTGGAGGGGTGTGATAGGTGAGGAGTTTACCTTTGAACGTCTGGCATTAGTCGCAACCGTAGCAGCCAAAGTTTTACATAATACTTACTTTTCCCAAGTGGGTAGCCGAACGATTATTGTCGGTTATGACCGCCGATTTATGGCGGAAGAGTTTGCCCGTGTGGTTGCCAATGCCGTCACCGCAGTGGGTTTCGATGTCCTGTTTAGCGAAACCTTTGCCCCAACTCCAGCTTACAGTTGGGCGGCTAAAGAACTCAAGGCTTTAGGGGCATTAGTTGTCACAGCTAGTCATAATCCTGGCGCATATTTAGGATTAAAAGTTAAAAGTGCTTTTGGTGGTTCAGTACCACCGGAAGTTACTCAAGAGATAGAGGCTTTATTATCAGAAAAAGTTGCCCCAGCAGCGATTCCAGGTAAGGAAGAAACCTTTGATCCTTGGCCAAGTTATTGTCAAGCATTAGCCGCTAAAGTTGATATTGACAAAATCAAAGAAGCGATCGCAACTGGCAAGTTAACAATATTTGTGGATGTCATGCACGGGGCAGCGGCTGGGGGATTAGCACGATTATTAGGGGAACAAGTTAAGGAAATTAATAGCGACCGTGATCCTCTATTTGAAGGTGGTGCGCCTGAACCTTTACCAAAGTATCTTTCCCGACTATTTACAGTTATGAAAACCCATCGAGAAACCCATAAAACCGGTTTAACTGTGGGTTTGGTATTTGATGGAGATTGCGATCGCATTGCCGCAGTAGATCAAGATGCTAATTTCCTCAGTTCCCAAATTTTAATTCCCATCTTAATTGACCATTTAACCCTACGGCGCAACTTTCAGGGCGAAATCGTTAAAACTGTGAGTGGTTCGGACTTAATGCCCCGTGTAGCCGCATTACATAACCTTTCTATCCATGAAACGGCAGTAGGTTATAAATACATTGCTGACCGAATGTTAACTACACAGGTATTACTCGGTGGTGAAGAATCTGGTGGCATTGGTTATGGTAGCCATATTCCCGAACGTGATGCTTTATTATCGGCACTTTATGTATTAGAAGCTGTGGTCGAATCCGGGTTGGATTTAGGTGAATATTATCGCTATTTACAACAACAAACTGGTTTTTCATCAGCCTATGATCGGATTGATTTACCTTTAGCAAATATGGAAGTTAGAGGGCGATTATTACAACAGTTACAATCTCAACCTTTAACAGAAATTGCGGGTAAAGAAGTTATTGGTTGTCAAACAATTGATGGTTATAAATTCCGTCTAGCTGATCAAAGTTGGTTAATGATTAGATTTAGCGGCACTGAACCGGTTTTACGTCTTTATTGTGAAGCTGCAACAATGGAGGAAGTTCATCAAACTCTAAATTGGGCAAAAAACTGGGCTGAATCGAATTAATTTATAACTTTAATTCCCAGTCGGTTTTAACCGACTTTAGCTATAAGACAGGGAATTTATTCCCTGGCTATTTGTTTAGCTATCAACTGATGTTTTTGCAGTTTGTGGAGGTTTATCTAAATCTGTTTCTTGTTCTAATAATGGAATTGTCGTTCCCTGCAAATGATGTATTTTTTGATTATTCACATAATCAATGGCTTCTGGTAATTGTTTACCTCCCAGAGAAAATATACCATATCCTTCCTGCCAACTAAATTTTTGTTGTCCGTCACTTAAAGAATGATTATAATGATAAGCGCTACTGCCTTTTAAGGTTTTCACGAATTCAGCGATAGATAATTTAGGAGGAATGGAAACCACTAAATGAATATGGTCTTCAATTCCACCAATGGCATGAATTATACAATATAAATGATCGGCTTTACCAATTAAATAACCATACAATTTTTGTTCTATATCATTGGTTATTAAAGGTTCGCGTTTTTTCGTAGCCCAAATAATATGATAATACAATCTCCACAAAGCCATAATTGATTTTTAAATAATCAGGGGTTTATTTAGACGTTTATTTATCCAGGTAATACATTTATCCAGATTATCCAGATTATCCAGATTATCCAGGGAATAAATTCCCTGTCTGATAGCTAAAGTCGGTTGAAACCGACTAATTTTTAAGATGTTGTTTGGGTATTTTAACAGTTTTTGGTGATGGGTTGGGGAATTTGTGGCGATTTATTTACGAAAAAGCCATAATTAATTTTAAAATAATCAGGGGTTTATTTAGGCGTTTATTTAGCCAGGTAATACATTTATCCAGGGAATAAATTCCCTGTCTAATAGCTCAAGTCGGTTGAAACCGACTAATTTTTAAGATGTTGTTTGGGCATTTTAACAGTTTTTGGTGATGGATTGGGGAATTTGTGGCGATTTATTTACGAAGGGTTATAAATTAATTTCTTCGTCTTAATTCCTAGTCGGTTTTAACCGACTTTCGCTATGAGACGGGGAATTTATTCCTCGGCTATTTATTTAACTGGTTTTGGTGATGAGTTGGGGAATTTTTGGAGGTTGATCTACCAACGCTTATAAATCAATTTCCCCCCTTAATTCCCAGTCGGTTTTAACCGACTTTAACTATAAGACGGGGAATTTATTCCCCGGATAAATTTCCGCTATGAGACGATGAATTTATTCCCCGGATAAATAGCTAAATGAATGGCTGTCTACAACCTTTTTAAGAAATCCATTATTTGTTCATAACTAGCCGTATCTCCTTGATCAAGATATAATTGCGCTGATTGTTTGAAGTTCTCAATTGCTTTTTGTTTGTCTCCAAGTTGATAATAGATAATCCCGCGATTGTAGTAAAATTGAGAAAAATCAGGATTAATAGCAATAGCCTTGTTGAAATCAGCCAGGGCTAATTCCCATTTTTTCTGGTTAACGTAAACAACCCCGCGATTGTAGTAAGATTGAAAAAAATCAGGATTAATAGCAATAGCCTTGTTGAAATCAGCCAGGGCTAATACCCATTTTTTCTGGTCAGAGTAAAGATTCCCGCGATTGTTGTAAGCTTGAGCATAATCAGGATTAATAGCAATAGCTTTGTTATAATCAGCCAGGGCTAATTCCCATTTTTTTTGCTCATCATAAACAACCCCGCGATTGTAGTAAGATTGAAAAAAATCAGGATTAATAGCAATAGCTTTGTTGTAATCAGACAGGGCTAATTCCCATTTTTTCTGGTTATAGTAACCATTCCCTCGATTGATGTAAGCTTGAGCATAATCAGGATTAATAGCAATAGCCTTGTTATAATCAGCCAGAGCTAATTCCCATTTTTTTTGCTCACCGTAAACAACCCCGCGATTAATGTAAGCATCAGCATTATCTGGATTAATAGCAATAGCTTTGTTGTAATCAGACAGGGCTAATTCCCATTTTTTTTGCTCACCGTAAACAACCCCGCGATTGATGTAAGCATCAGCATTATCTGGATTAATAGCAATAGCCTTGCTATAATCAGCCAGAGCTAATTCCCATTTTTTTTGCTCATTGTAAACAACCCCGCGATTGATGTAAGCATCAGCATTATCTGGATTAATAGCAATAGCCTTGCTATAATCAGCCAGAGCTAATTCCCATTTTTTTTGCTCACCGTAAACAACCCCGCGATTGAAGTAAAATACTGCACGGGGACTGAGTTTAATCGCTGCATTTATCGCTACTTCTGCTTCTGCATACCTTTTTAAACTATCTAAAACTGCATACTTCTGATTATACAAATTGGGATTATTAGGCTGGAGTTGAATTGCTTTATTGATAGCTACTAATGCTTTATCCAGTTGTTTTGATTCTGGATAAATTGCACTTAACTTCTTCCAAGCATGAACAAAATCAGGTTTAGAGTTCACTGCTTGCTGTAATGCAGCTATAGCCTCTGGATATTTTCCACTCGAAGCTAACGTCAAACCTTTGCCATAATAAGCTAAGTGAATAAACTTTGGTTTCTGCTTAATCGCTTCCTCAAAAGCCTGTATTGCTTCTGAAGGACGACGTAACCGCCAAAGTTGATTTCCTCGTTCTAACCATTGACTGGCGGTAGTATTTCCTTTGTCAACATCTACTGATAATCTCGCTGTTTTAATAGAATCAGCTTTTTGTTTATTTAGTTCGGGTGGTGGGGTGGTTTCTACTTTTTGTGCTTGTGTATTCAGTCGGGTTGCTATTGCTAAAAAGGTACTCACAGGAATACCCAAACTATTACCTAATTGGATTGTCCCGCCACTACTACTATTATTATCAATAGCAGCTTCTCCTTCAGTCCTGCCATGAATACCAATTACCCGCCCTTGGGAGTCTAATACAGGTCCCCCACTCATACCTCCAAATGTGATACTACTATAAACTAATTCATATCCTCCTGTTAAGGAAATTGCGGCTTGTGTTGTACCATAACTATTGTTATTAAAGTCTGATTGGGTAGTTTGGAATAATCCTTGTTCTTTACTAAAAATCTGTCCTAATGTGAACCGCCAAGGTGATTTATCTCCTAATTTGGGATAACCCGCAGTGAACATATATTCATCATCTTTCGGGTCATATTTGGCTAAAGTGGCAACTTGATAATTTTCCTGGCTTCTAAATTTAACTACCGCTAAATCTACCCCTTCTTCTAATTTAATACTGCTTTTCTCCACAGCATATTGTTTTTCATTTGGGGCGAGGATTTGATAATTAAATCCTCCACAGGGTTTTGTTGCGTCTTCCCTTTCACAGAGAACATGAGCCGCAGTTAAAACGGTGTAAATATCCCCTTCTTTAGCAATAATTACCCCTGAACCATTAGCCCCGCTACTACTATCAATTCTGACAGTAATTTGTTGAGCTTTTTGTTCTAAATCTTTTAACCAGCCTGTTAATTTTCCTTGTGATATTCCCTGTTTTTCATCTGGTTGAGGTAAAGCATAAGCAGTCAGCATATCTGGTGTTACTTGAGCTAGAAGAGTTTTAATAGGTATTCCCCAACTCAGTTTTCGCAGTTCTTGAATTTCTGTATCTGTGGGGCGTTTTCCGTCTGCATAAATATAGCCAGAATTTAACACAGGATAAGCACTTTTACCATTAATTCCCAGAAGATAGCCTCGACTATCAATAATTGCACCGCCACTCATTCCCTGTTCAATATCGCTGCTATAGCCAATTTCATATCCTTCTTTTAAACTTGGTTGAGAAATTATTTGTTGTACTTTTCCAGTTCTAAAAGCTATTTCACCTTTGCTGCTAGAATATCCGGTGGCTAAAACTTCTGTATCTTTATTAATATCGAAACTAGCAATTTCTTTAGGTAAACAATATATTTGATTAGAGGTGAATTGCAAGACGGCTAAATCTAAGTTACCAAAATTAGTATGAGGAAGAATTTGGGCTGAATAGGTTTTACCGTCAGGTGTTTTAACTTGAATTTTATTAACTCCCAGAAGTACATGAGAGTTGGTTACAACTAAATAAGAGTTTCCCTTTTTAGCAAACATTGTTCCTGAACCACCGTTATTATCACCAATTACTCTGATTGTAATTTGTTTAGCAATATTTTGGAGTTGTTGTGGTGAATATTCTCCAGTCTCACCGTTTTCTGGTTCTATATTGCAGGTGGTTGGTGTAACTGTTTGAGCTAAGAAATGAGGAGGATTTGCTAATGTCAATGAAGGGAAAGATAGGAATAATAAGGAGGAAATGATAGCAACTTTGCGGTTCATGGTATTTGTTGATTGGTAGATGATTTGTAGTTAGTCAGTAGTTCAGTAGTCATTCATTTAGCCATTTAGCCATTTAGCCAGGGAATAAATTCCCTGTCTGATAGCTAAAGTCGGTTAAAACCGACTAATTGGTAAGATGTTGTTTGGGCATCTTATCAGATTTTGGTAATGGGTTGGGGAATTTATAGATGTTTATCTACAAATAGTTGTCAATCAATTTCCGTCCTTAATTCCCAGTCGGTTTTAACCGACTTAGGCTATAAGACGGGGAATTAATTCCCCGGATAAATGACTAGGCTATAAGAGGATGTTTGAAAAGTGGTATTCCGTAATTTTCATCACATTGCTACCCCCCTTTCCCCTTGTAAAGGGGGGAAACAATAAAAATCCAGTTCCCTCCCCTTTACAAGGGGAGGGTTAGGGTGGGGTAAAAAATATTTGATACATCAACCATAACTTTTCAAACACCCTCTAAGACGGGAAATTTATTCCCCGGATAAATGACTCGGCTCGGCTATTTTATCGCCTATTTTTCCACATTAACAACGGGTGCATTCTGCAAATAATTACCCACATTGACATACGTTTTACCTCCTGTACTTTGTAGAATTTCTTTTGAACTTGTCCCCACGGCTATATTAACAAGTTGTTTTAAAACTAATTCAGGATCACTACCAGTTTTTAGCTGAAATAATTGATTGTTTCCATTGCAAGTTTCTTCATTACTTTTCACAGCACAAATCACAGAAATACCATTATTTATTTTACCTGTTTTTAAGTAATTCAAAAGACCTGCTTCCTGAAAATTCTTGAATTTTTTAGATACTTCTTGGCAACGTTTTTGGGGACTCCAGCCACTTTTTTCAAAATACTGAGATTTCCAACCAATAAACCGGACATGAGCTTGACGTTCGGGAATCCAAGCAACTGTAGCCGGAATTTTTTCCCCACTGGCTGAATCAAATACTTCCTGACAGAAGAAAGTCACTTGATTTGGTTGATTTGCAGAAGAATTATCTTGACTAAAACCAGGAAATGTGCTGACGCTTAATGTTAAAGCTGTTAATCCCAATGCAGTGCAGAATGATTGTAATTTCATGATTTTTGAGTCCTTGATTAAAAAATTGATGTTGATTGTCAAAATGTAGTCAAAATGTAGGTTGGGTAGAGCGATAGCGAAACCCAACAAGGTTAGAACTTTATCGTTTATGAATGTTGGGTTTCCTTTGTCAACCCAACCTACTGTTGGACAGTTGCGCGTAAACTATAACTACCAGTTTCCTCCCTTTGTGAAGATTTGGCAACTATTAAATAAATGCCATCTGCTGGTAAAGTGGTGACAATTTCAGCATTAAAATTACCTGCTCCTTTGTCATCATTTTCAGCAACTTTTTCCAACTCTTTTCCGTTAGCAGATTCTATCACCTGAGCTAAAGTTAAAAATGAATTAATCTTCTGACTATTCATCTCAATCACAACTTTTTGTCCTGCTTTACCTGAAAATGTATAATAATCAGGACTGCCATTTAAAGTACCATTAATCACTTGACCATCAAGTGCAATAGTTTCTACAGATTTTTCTTTTGGTTCATCTAAAGTTGATACGGGAGAAACTTTTTTTTGTCTAATATCTGCTAAAAAAGATTTGACTTTTTCCCCCGGTTGAGAAAGGTTAATTCCAGTTCCCCCTGGTGTCCGACCAATGGGATTACCTTCACTATCGAGAACAAAAGATGTAGCCACGCTGGTATTGACACCAATAACTTCCCCTTTGGAGTTTAATAATGGTCCGCCAGAGTTTCCCAGATTCAAAGTTGCAGTATGTTGAATAATTCCATCTGGACG
The DNA window shown above is from Anabaena sp. WA102 and carries:
- a CDS encoding phosphoglucomutase/phosphomannomutase family protein, yielding MSVVTNPIKFGTDGWRGVIGEEFTFERLALVATVAAKVLHNTYFSQVGSRTIIVGYDRRFMAEEFARVVANAVTAVGFDVLFSETFAPTPAYSWAAKELKALGALVVTASHNPGAYLGLKVKSAFGGSVPPEVTQEIEALLSEKVAPAAIPGKEETFDPWPSYCQALAAKVDIDKIKEAIATGKLTIFVDVMHGAAAGGLARLLGEQVKEINSDRDPLFEGGAPEPLPKYLSRLFTVMKTHRETHKTGLTVGLVFDGDCDRIAAVDQDANFLSSQILIPILIDHLTLRRNFQGEIVKTVSGSDLMPRVAALHNLSIHETAVGYKYIADRMLTTQVLLGGEESGGIGYGSHIPERDALLSALYVLEAVVESGLDLGEYYRYLQQQTGFSSAYDRIDLPLANMEVRGRLLQQLQSQPLTEIAGKEVIGCQTIDGYKFRLADQSWLMIRFSGTEPVLRLYCEAATMEEVHQTLNWAKNWAESN
- the tnpA gene encoding IS200/IS605 family transposase, translated to MALWRLYYHIIWATKKREPLITNDIEQKLYGYLIGKADHLYCIIHAIGGIEDHIHLVVSIPPKLSIAEFVKTLKGSSAYHYNHSLSDGQQKFSWQEGYGIFSLGGKQLPEAIDYVNNQKIHHLQGTTIPLLEQETDLDKPPQTAKTSVDS
- a CDS encoding serine protease encodes the protein MNRKVAIISSLLFLSFPSLTLANPPHFLAQTVTPTTCNIEPENGETGEYSPQQLQNIAKQITIRVIGDNNGGSGTMFAKKGNSYLVVTNSHVLLGVNKIQVKTPDGKTYSAQILPHTNFGNLDLAVLQFTSNQIYCLPKEIASFDINKDTEVLATGYSSSKGEIAFRTGKVQQIISQPSLKEGYEIGYSSDIEQGMSGGAIIDSRGYLLGINGKSAYPVLNSGYIYADGKRPTDTEIQELRKLSWGIPIKTLLAQVTPDMLTAYALPQPDEKQGISQGKLTGWLKDLEQKAQQITVRIDSSSGANGSGVIIAKEGDIYTVLTAAHVLCEREDATKPCGGFNYQILAPNEKQYAVEKSSIKLEEGVDLAVVKFRSQENYQVATLAKYDPKDDEYMFTAGYPKLGDKSPWRFTLGQIFSKEQGLFQTTQSDFNNNSYGTTQAAISLTGGYELVYSSITFGGMSGGPVLDSQGRVIGIHGRTEGEAAIDNNSSSGGTIQLGNSLGIPVSTFLAIATRLNTQAQKVETTPPPELNKQKADSIKTARLSVDVDKGNTTASQWLERGNQLWRLRRPSEAIQAFEEAIKQKPKFIHLAYYGKGLTLASSGKYPEAIAALQQAVNSKPDFVHAWKKLSAIYPESKQLDKALVAINKAIQLQPNNPNLYNQKYAVLDSLKRYAEAEVAINAAIKLSPRAVFYFNRGVVYGEQKKWELALADYSKAIAINPDNADAYINRGVVYNEQKKWELALADYSKAIAINPDNADAYINRGVVYGEQKKWELALSDYNKAIAINPDNADAYINRGVVYGEQKKWELALADYNKAIAINPDYAQAYINRGNGYYNQKKWELALSDYNKAIAINPDFFQSYYNRGVVYDEQKKWELALADYNKAIAINPDYAQAYNNRGNLYSDQKKWVLALADFNKAIAINPDFFQSYYNRGVVYVNQKKWELALADFNKAIAINPDFSQFYYNRGIIYYQLGDKQKAIENFKQSAQLYLDQGDTASYEQIMDFLKRL
- a CDS encoding COP23 domain-containing protein, with the protein product MKLQSFCTALGLTALTLSVSTFPGFSQDNSSANQPNQVTFFCQEVFDSASGEKIPATVAWIPERQAHVRFIGWKSQYFEKSGWSPQKRCQEVSKKFKNFQEAGLLNYLKTGKINNGISVICAVKSNEETCNGNNQLFQLKTGSDPELVLKQLVNIAVGTSSKEILQSTGGKTYVNVGNYLQNAPVVNVEK
- a CDS encoding S1C family serine protease gives rise to the protein MKHLSYRYGILTLFSMFNLMGMTSNNSVLALPEGDIANQVCTKGGAAVVTVKNGNGHGSGFLVSQDGLIITNAHVVDGGPSVVTVAFRDGKQVPADVIGFARGGVDLAALKIQNRKNLPHLNLARPGTAKVGYQVFAIGSPLDADNRDTCTQGNISRIRPDGIIQHTATLNLGNSGGPLLNSKGEVIGVNTSVATSFVLDSEGNPIGRTPGGTGINLSQPGEKVKSFLADIRQKKVSPVSTLDEPKEKSVETIALDGQVINGTLNGSPDYYTFSGKAGQKVVIEMNSQKINSFLTLAQVIESANGKELEKVAENDDKGAGNFNAEIVTTLPADGIYLIVAKSSQREETGSYSLRATVQQ